A DNA window from Ranitomeya imitator isolate aRanImi1 chromosome 2, aRanImi1.pri, whole genome shotgun sequence contains the following coding sequences:
- the SCO1 gene encoding protein SCO1 homolog, mitochondrial — protein sequence MAAQCAVLCGRLSPRGITRGLPICCRIYIPGNTWRSCTCSGRLLSTLPPPPPGYKKRESKAGPVSWKSLAITVAVGGALMAGMKYVKKEKEEKLEQEKNRSLGKPLLGGPFSLIDHNGLPKTDQHFLGQWILLYFGFTHCPDICPEEIEKMVQVVDEIEALKEVPNLTPVFITIDPERDDKDAVASYIKEFSPKLVGLTGTVGQIEQVAKAYRVYFSPGPKDDDNDYIVDHTIVMYLVGPDGGFVDYYGQNKTSSEITGSIALHMTRFQNAR from the exons ATGGCGGCTCAGTGTGCAGTGTTGTGTGGGCGGCTGAGCCCGAGAGGAATAACGCGGGGTCTCCCGATCTGCTGCAGG ATTTATATTCCGGGTAACACATGGCGGAGCTGCACCTGTTCCGGTCGGTTGCtgagtacccttcccccaccccccccaggatACAAAAAGAGAGAATCAAAAGCAGGG CCGGTGTCCTGGAAGTCCTTGGCGATCACTGTGGCGGTAGGAGGAGCACTGATGGCCGGCATGAAATACGTTAAGAAGGAGAAAGAGGAAA AGCTTGAGCAAGAAAAGAACCGGTCGCTGGGGAAGCCATTACTTGGCGGACCCTTCTCTTTAATCGATCACAACGGCCTCCCAAAGACGGACCAGCACTTCCTGGGCCAGTGGATCCTGCTGTACTTCGGGTTCACACACTGCCCGGACATCTGCCCCGAAGAGATCGAGAAGATGGTGCAGGTCGTGGACGAGATCG AAGCCCTTAAAGAAGTTCCGAACCTCACCCCTGTGTTCATCACCATTGATCCGGAACGGGACGATAAAGACGCAGTCGCCAGTTATATTAAAG AATTCTCTCCAAAATTGGTGGGTCTGACCGGCACGGTGGGGCAGATCGAACAGGTGGCCAAGGCGTATCGGGTGTACTTCAGCCCAGGACCAAAGGACGATGATAACGACTACATT GTGGACCATACCATTGTCATGTACCTCGTGGGACCAGATGGCGGCTTTGTAGATTATTATGGACAGAACAAGACAAGTTCAGAAATCACCGGCTCCATAGCTCTACATATGACGCGATTCCAGAACGCACGATAA